In Treponema primitia ZAS-2, a genomic segment contains:
- a CDS encoding cytochrome c biogenesis CcdA family protein, with protein MAQDISVFLALGAGLLSFLSPCVLPLIPSYLAFLGGVGGTSANRGNPAFNPHLVAVTISFILGFSAVFVVLSILLSGTFFLLGGAARYINIAAGLIVIILGLNVLFDFLRILNYEKRVQLTRRPKGLVGGFLAGIAFGAGWSPCVGPILGSILLLAGQSGKAGQAALYLTAYSAGLGLPFLAGAVFFNRFFRGTAKLRPYLPLIRRISGIFLIGIGIFILLGQYQRLNIFLMKSEYAFSTWTKSGSSLVRLIPTILFFIIAALPPVFRLLRKRPLRSLPPIIFSGIFFILGIVQAAGILDSAGLLAQWLLYRQTI; from the coding sequence ATGGCCCAAGATATATCTGTCTTCTTAGCCCTTGGGGCAGGCTTGCTTTCGTTCCTGTCACCCTGTGTATTACCCCTGATCCCCTCCTACCTGGCCTTTCTTGGTGGCGTAGGCGGGACTTCGGCAAACCGCGGCAACCCAGCATTCAACCCCCACTTGGTTGCGGTAACGATAAGCTTTATCCTGGGGTTCAGCGCCGTCTTTGTGGTTCTGAGCATACTTCTTTCGGGGACCTTTTTCCTTTTAGGCGGGGCAGCCCGGTATATCAATATAGCTGCGGGGCTCATCGTCATCATCCTGGGGCTGAACGTTCTCTTTGATTTTCTCCGAATCCTGAACTATGAAAAACGGGTTCAGCTCACCAGGCGCCCCAAAGGCCTGGTTGGGGGCTTCCTGGCAGGGATCGCTTTTGGAGCCGGGTGGAGCCCCTGCGTAGGGCCTATCCTGGGGAGCATACTCCTTTTAGCAGGGCAAAGCGGCAAAGCGGGACAGGCTGCCCTGTACCTGACGGCCTATTCCGCCGGGCTGGGGCTGCCCTTTCTGGCAGGGGCGGTCTTTTTTAACCGCTTTTTCAGAGGGACTGCAAAACTCCGCCCGTACCTGCCCCTGATAAGACGAATCAGCGGAATCTTCCTCATCGGCATCGGTATCTTCATCCTATTGGGACAATATCAGCGGCTGAATATCTTTCTCATGAAAAGCGAATACGCCTTCTCCACCTGGACGAAAAGCGGGAGCAGCCTGGTCCGGCTTATACCGACAATACTTTTTTTCATTATTGCCGCACTGCCCCCGGTCTTTCGTCTGCTCAGAAAACGGCCCCTGCGTTCATTGCCCCCGATTATCTTTTCCGGAATTTTTTTTATCCTGGGCATTGTTCAGGCCGCAGGAATCCTGGACAGCGCGGGCCTTCTTGCACAGTGGCTTCTCTACCGGCAGACCATATAA
- a CDS encoding TlpA disulfide reductase family protein yields the protein MKKSFGLFIILAAFFLFPQCNRTEKSAEPESGNTEAQDVNWETLPEITPEIQLAFEELGIPVLQQPIPMLDFSVTLADGTTINLRDLTGKLIFLNFWATWCGPCRMEMPSMEALYQRFKEDGLEILAVNVRESQKDVKAFMDEYKLSFPAALDTNGDIAANYAIEAFPTTYIIDRNGGIITRLVGAINWDVPELIELFEILLKA from the coding sequence ATGAAAAAGTCTTTTGGCCTTTTTATTATCCTCGCAGCTTTCTTCTTATTTCCCCAATGCAACCGGACAGAGAAGTCCGCTGAGCCTGAATCCGGAAATACGGAAGCCCAGGATGTAAACTGGGAAACCCTGCCAGAAATAACCCCGGAAATTCAACTGGCCTTTGAGGAATTGGGGATCCCTGTGCTACAACAGCCCATACCCATGCTGGATTTCTCTGTAACCCTTGCGGATGGAACAACCATAAATCTAAGGGATCTGACCGGGAAGCTGATCTTCCTGAATTTTTGGGCCACCTGGTGCGGTCCCTGCCGGATGGAAATGCCCTCTATGGAAGCCCTGTATCAGCGTTTTAAGGAAGATGGGCTTGAGATTCTCGCGGTAAATGTCCGGGAAAGCCAAAAGGATGTGAAGGCCTTTATGGACGAGTATAAGCTCAGTTTCCCCGCAGCCCTGGATACAAATGGAGATATTGCCGCGAACTACGCGATTGAGGCCTTTCCGACAACCTATATCATAGACCGGAACGGGGGGATCATTACCAGGCTGGTAGGGGCGATTAACTGGGATGTTCCGGAACTGATTGAGCTCTTTGAAATACTGCTGAAAGCTTAG